The genomic stretch GAGCCCGAGAATGAGCGAGACCCCCACCGCCGTTTCCCCGACGGCCATGAGTGTCGACCAGATGCGCTCATACGGCATCGCGACATGTTCGAGATAATATAACTGGGGGCCGGTGGCGCGCTGGTGATAATTATTCAGCGAGGACGTCAAAGGCTCCGGATTGTTCAGCCAACCGTCGTGGACTTTCCCGAGGCCGAGGTTGAGAAACAACCCTCCGATCGCCAGCCGGAGGATGAAAATTTGGATCGTGTGCAATTTCACAAGCAGCTCCTGATGTGGGTGTAAAATATATGAAAATTTCGGGGTATAAAGAAGCATGATTGAAAGTACGTGTAGCGGCCTTTTGGAATTGGACGGCCGCAGGGGCGGCCACCTCCGCCGTCTCTCCATCGAACTCGACAGATCTCCCGCCGATCCCTATGTCTCCCCCTCCATGATCAGTCGATTCGTCCTGAGAAGCGCCTGTTTCATTGAATGTACGACCAAGCGCGGCGACCAGGGGAAACAGGACGTGGCCGGAATCAAGTCGATCAACGGCTTGGAGCCGGAAGAATGGAAATATGTCGAGGATTTTGCCCGGCGCACTGCGGTCGACCCGAGCGAGCGAATCAGGCTTACCACCACACCGGCCGGGGTCTCCATGCGGGTTGTCGATCTCCTCTGTCCCGTCGGTAAAGGACAGCGGGCGCTCATCGTGGCGCCGCCCCGGTCGGGGAAGACCGTCCTGATGCAGCAATTTGCGGCGTCGATTTCCTCGAATCATCCGGAAATCCATCTCATGGTGCTGCTCGTCGACGAACGGCCCGAAGAAGTGACTGATATGAGCCGCACCATCAAGGGGGAAGTGTTCGCCAGCTCCAGCGACAGCGACAAGGAAAGCCATGTCCGCATCGCCCAGCTCGTCCTCGAATACGCGAAGCGCTATGTCGAGACGGGGAAGGATGTCGTGTTGCTGCTCGATTCGCTGACGAAGATGGGACGGGCGTTCAACGCCGCTCAGCGGAGCAGCGGAAGGACGATGTCGGGCGGGGTCGACATCCGGGCCCTCGAAATTCCGAAGCGCATATTCGGTTCCGCCCGCGCCCTCGAGGGGGCGGGATCGCTGACGATCGTCGCCACGGCGCTCGTCGAGACCAACTCGCGTATGGATGAGTTGATCTTCCAGGAGTTCAAGGGGACCGGCAACATGGAACTCGTTCTCGACCGGGACCTCTCCAACGAACGGATCTATCCCGCCATCAACATACCGGAATCGGGGACGCGCAGGGAAGAGCTCCTCTTCGGAAACGACACCGGAAAGCATCATGCGCTCAGGCGGGCCCTGAACAGGATGAAACCGAAGGAAGCAATGCTCACGCTGCAAAAAGCGATCCAGCAGTATCCGACAAATGAAAAACTGCTCGACTACCTTGCAAAGAGCCTTTGAAACTTTCAATACACGTCGGTCCGGATTTTAACTTCTGGACGACCGTCTGCAGCCACGGTTGGTGCACCCTTCCCCCGTTCAACGCCGATAAAGAAGCGCGCGCGCTCGAACGGCCGTTCGAACTCTCCGGCGGCCGCGTGCTCAACGTCAGAATCAGGCACGCTTCGCGACGCCTCACCCTCGATCTTCCCTCGGTGCGAAGTCTTCCCCCCGGCGCGACGCGGGAACTCCTCTCCCAGGTCA from Bacteroidota bacterium encodes the following:
- the rho gene encoding transcription termination factor Rho, encoding MIESTCSGLLELDGRRGGHLRRLSIELDRSPADPYVSPSMISRFVLRSACFIECTTKRGDQGKQDVAGIKSINGLEPEEWKYVEDFARRTAVDPSERIRLTTTPAGVSMRVVDLLCPVGKGQRALIVAPPRSGKTVLMQQFAASISSNHPEIHLMVLLVDERPEEVTDMSRTIKGEVFASSSDSDKESHVRIAQLVLEYAKRYVETGKDVVLLLDSLTKMGRAFNAAQRSSGRTMSGGVDIRALEIPKRIFGSARALEGAGSLTIVATALVETNSRMDELIFQEFKGTGNMELVLDRDLSNERIYPAINIPESGTRREELLFGNDTGKHHALRRALNRMKPKEAMLTLQKAIQQYPTNEKLLDYLAKSL
- a CDS encoding DoxX family membrane protein — protein: MKLHTIQIFILRLAIGGLFLNLGLGKVHDGWLNNPEPLTSSLNNYHQRATGPQLYYLEHVAMPYERIWSTLMAVGETAVGVSLILGLLARLSSLIAIFMVLNFHAATGNLFSLNFFGSPWACLLLAGLLVVFLARGGRWGGVDAMLAASNPKGLLW